From Rhodobium gokarnense, the proteins below share one genomic window:
- a CDS encoding TRAP transporter permease gives MDAEDFAEIRRPNPRVRNVLWVLALVFAVYHIAGAGFGVPVQRLHIALHLSGIVVFAFAYYPLIRPARPGEGPNHIPVYDIVLMGLAIAALLYLPMFWRGGTIGFGALSYQISPQTLRQGNPNAFDLFFGTVLIAITIEMSRRALGWALPIISFCAIGYALFGPSIPVDILKHPGVDWRQFVNNIYFPSEGIFGLPVWVVSTIVIQFVIFGVIAQRTGLGEFFIDTAHAIAGRQIGGPAKVSVISSALFGSISGSAIANTVSTGSLTIPNMKRLGYPGMFAAAVEAAASAGGQITPPLMGAAAFIMAEFLEVPYTTIVIAAIVPSLMHYTGVYAQVHFTALRLGLAPDATSRLSDVIGVWRRGWRHIFPLAALLIILFSGYTPYMSAFVGISVAALFGFTSWRRPLTLLLNAGFIAFVVAKGLDGSFGVPVTVFLVAASIIAAWRSDEPQPIGQLADALAVGAKYSVVVGVAAAVVGITVGVINTTGVGFRVGFMVTNGAAQLAESLHVLLPLAIPDIQMFLSLVLIAIVCIMMGAGLPTTALYILLATVAQPTLSQLGVPPIASHMFVFYYGIIAELTPPVCTTAFAAAAIAQSPPFRTGVEAFKLGIGKIVVPMVFCYAPSLLLVTDGFTWRSLIQDGGTCAIGVIIMSAGLSRYLFGTLKTWQSAIVFLIGLTITVPGTTSDVVGLALFLPIAGYFYIQKNRRVNSTCVS, from the coding sequence GTGGATGCAGAAGACTTCGCAGAGATCCGGCGTCCGAACCCGCGCGTGCGCAATGTGCTCTGGGTCCTGGCGCTGGTCTTCGCGGTCTATCACATCGCCGGGGCAGGCTTCGGCGTTCCGGTCCAGCGGCTCCACATCGCCCTGCACCTTTCCGGCATCGTGGTCTTTGCGTTTGCCTACTATCCGCTGATCCGCCCGGCGCGGCCGGGCGAGGGGCCGAACCATATTCCCGTCTATGACATCGTCCTGATGGGGCTGGCGATTGCCGCGCTCCTCTATCTGCCGATGTTCTGGCGCGGCGGCACCATCGGCTTCGGTGCGCTTTCCTACCAGATCTCGCCGCAGACGCTCAGGCAGGGCAATCCGAACGCCTTCGACCTCTTCTTCGGCACCGTCCTCATCGCCATCACCATCGAGATGTCGCGGCGGGCGCTCGGCTGGGCGCTGCCGATCATTTCGTTCTGTGCCATCGGCTATGCCCTGTTCGGCCCCAGTATTCCGGTCGACATCCTCAAGCATCCGGGCGTCGACTGGCGCCAGTTCGTCAACAACATCTATTTCCCCTCCGAGGGCATCTTCGGGCTTCCGGTCTGGGTCGTCTCAACGATCGTCATCCAGTTCGTCATCTTCGGCGTGATCGCCCAGCGCACCGGCCTCGGCGAGTTCTTCATCGATACCGCGCACGCCATTGCCGGCCGGCAGATCGGCGGCCCGGCCAAGGTGAGCGTGATTTCCTCGGCGCTGTTCGGCTCGATCTCCGGCTCGGCAATCGCCAACACGGTCTCGACCGGCTCGCTGACCATCCCGAACATGAAGCGTCTCGGCTATCCGGGCATGTTCGCCGCGGCCGTGGAAGCTGCCGCCAGTGCCGGCGGCCAGATCACGCCGCCGCTGATGGGGGCCGCCGCCTTCATCATGGCCGAGTTCCTGGAAGTGCCGTACACGACCATCGTCATTGCGGCGATCGTACCTTCCTTGATGCACTATACGGGTGTCTATGCGCAGGTGCATTTCACGGCGCTGCGGCTCGGCCTTGCGCCTGATGCGACGAGCCGGCTGTCCGACGTCATCGGGGTCTGGCGCCGGGGCTGGCGGCACATCTTCCCGCTCGCCGCCCTCCTGATCATCCTCTTTTCCGGCTACACGCCCTACATGTCGGCCTTCGTCGGCATCTCGGTCGCCGCGCTCTTCGGGTTCACGTCCTGGCGCCGGCCGCTCACGCTTCTGCTCAATGCCGGGTTCATCGCCTTCGTCGTTGCCAAGGGCCTCGATGGCTCCTTCGGGGTGCCGGTGACCGTGTTCCTCGTGGCGGCCTCGATCATCGCCGCCTGGCGCAGCGACGAGCCGCAGCCGATCGGCCAGCTGGCCGACGCGCTCGCCGTCGGGGCGAAATATTCGGTCGTCGTCGGTGTCGCCGCGGCCGTCGTCGGGATTACGGTGGGCGTCATCAACACCACCGGCGTCGGCTTCCGGGTCGGCTTCATGGTCACCAACGGCGCGGCGCAACTGGCCGAATCCCTGCACGTGCTGCTGCCGCTGGCGATCCCCGACATCCAGATGTTCCTGTCGCTGGTCCTGATCGCCATCGTCTGCATCATGATGGGTGCCGGACTGCCGACGACAGCGCTCTACATCCTGCTGGCGACCGTCGCCCAGCCGACGCTGTCCCAGCTCGGCGTTCCGCCGATCGCCTCGCACATGTTCGTTTTCTACTACGGCATCATCGCCGAGCTGACGCCTCCGGTGTGCACCACGGCGTTTGCGGCTGCTGCCATCGCACAGTCGCCGCCGTTCCGGACCGGCGTCGAGGCCTTCAAGCTCGGCATCGGCAAGATCGTCGTGCCGATGGTGTTCTGCTACGCGCCGTCGCTGCTGCTGGTGACCGACGGCTTCACCTGGCGCAGCCTCATCCAGGACGGCGGCACGTGTGCCATCGGCGTCATCATCATGTCGGCGGGCCTGTCGCGCTACCTGTTCGGGACGCTGAAGACCTGGCAGTCCGCGATCGTCTTCCTCATCGGCCTCACGATCACCGTCCCCGGAACCACTTCCGACGTCGTTGGCCTGGCGCTGTTCCTCCCGATCGCCGGCTATTTCTACATCCAGAAAAACAGAAGGGTAAATTCGACGTGCGTGTCGTGA
- a CDS encoding mandelate racemase/muconate lactonizing enzyme family protein, with translation MRVVNMKVYCITRGELHPVLVELVTDEGISGWGEAAVAYGIGAKAAAGMLADFAPKVIGADPSFPRNVYHEIYDHSFWTKGGGAIVFAALSAIDQALWDIKAKALGVPVWELFGGAFHDNIPVYANGWNYRHDDVVEWARAAERPLKEGYKILKTYPLANRQPSGTLRHVTRRALSMEAFDVAIQRVRTLKDVVGDDAEILLDLSGGMNNDQLIRFMSVCEELGVSWVEEPLDPYNFGGLKDLKGRWSVPIAAGERIYTRAGFRNLLETGGVDIVMPDVGNCGGIFELVQIAAMAEAYNARVSPHNCASSLCTAVSMQAWLATAAPMPLETYPYFPEVNEYVQVLKNPPEDRIRNGAIEVPTEPGLGVEVDTDRIKPFLAYDIAA, from the coding sequence GTGCGTGTCGTGAACATGAAAGTCTATTGCATCACCAGGGGTGAGCTTCATCCGGTCCTGGTCGAACTGGTCACCGACGAGGGCATCAGCGGCTGGGGCGAGGCGGCCGTCGCCTATGGCATCGGCGCCAAGGCCGCTGCCGGCATGCTCGCCGACTTCGCGCCCAAGGTCATCGGCGCCGATCCGTCGTTCCCCCGCAACGTCTACCACGAGATCTACGACCACTCGTTCTGGACCAAGGGCGGCGGGGCGATCGTCTTTGCCGCCCTCAGCGCCATCGACCAGGCGCTCTGGGACATCAAGGCAAAGGCCCTCGGCGTTCCCGTCTGGGAGCTGTTCGGCGGCGCCTTTCACGACAACATCCCCGTCTACGCCAATGGCTGGAACTACCGCCATGACGACGTCGTGGAATGGGCGCGCGCGGCCGAGCGTCCCTTGAAAGAGGGATACAAGATCCTGAAGACCTATCCGCTGGCCAACCGCCAGCCGAGCGGCACGCTGCGCCATGTGACGCGCCGGGCGCTCTCCATGGAGGCGTTCGACGTCGCCATCCAGCGCGTGCGGACGCTGAAGGACGTCGTCGGCGACGATGCGGAGATCCTGCTCGACCTCAGCGGCGGCATGAACAACGACCAGTTGATCCGCTTCATGTCCGTTTGCGAGGAGCTCGGCGTTTCCTGGGTCGAGGAGCCGCTCGACCCGTACAATTTCGGCGGCCTCAAAGACTTGAAGGGGCGCTGGAGCGTACCGATCGCGGCCGGCGAGCGGATCTACACCCGTGCCGGGTTCCGGAACCTCTTGGAGACCGGCGGCGTCGACATCGTCATGCCGGATGTCGGCAATTGCGGCGGCATCTTCGAGCTGGTGCAGATCGCGGCGATGGCCGAGGCCTACAACGCCCGCGTCTCGCCGCACAACTGCGCCTCGTCCCTGTGCACGGCGGTTTCCATGCAGGCCTGGCTGGCGACCGCGGCGCCGATGCCTCTGGAAACCTACCCCTATTTCCCGGAGGTCAACGAGTACGTCCAGGTGCTGAAGAATCCGCCGGAGGACCGCATCCGCAACGGCGCGATCGAGGTGCCGACGGAGCCCGGCCTCGGTGTCGAGGTCGATACGGATCGCATCAAGCCGTTCCTCGCCTACGACATCGCCGCGTGA
- a CDS encoding Gfo/Idh/MocA family protein: MDRSVRWGVLGFAGIAKMALIPAIQSAKNASLVAVASRRPNEVKPEDLGLPGIRVLDYEALIADPDIDAVYIPLPNSLHAEWAGKALDAGKAVLCEKPLAMNADEAIQLLEQSKKVGRPMMEGFMYRFHPQHARVKQLIAEDAIGDIQEVRAHLCVDMMSPPDASNVRFIPELGGGALLDMGCYVVSVCRMVFGEEPLTATVRWHVDPRFGVDTNLAAILEFAEGRKGIVSCSFSGNSQGSYTVVGSKGSIEVPRGIIPGLDTRVPETLVILCDGDGARKEETIAAVDQYSLMVEAFSEAILDGKPAPLPLEDSVANMRVLDAMARSAHSGTSADVS; this comes from the coding sequence ATGGACCGTTCAGTACGCTGGGGTGTGCTCGGATTCGCCGGTATCGCGAAGATGGCGCTGATACCGGCCATTCAATCCGCAAAGAACGCATCGCTCGTCGCCGTGGCCTCGCGCCGCCCCAACGAGGTGAAGCCGGAAGATCTCGGTCTTCCGGGCATCCGCGTGCTCGATTACGAGGCGCTGATCGCCGATCCCGATATTGATGCGGTCTACATTCCGCTGCCGAACAGCCTGCACGCCGAATGGGCCGGCAAGGCGCTCGACGCCGGCAAGGCGGTGCTCTGCGAGAAGCCGCTGGCGATGAACGCCGACGAGGCGATCCAGCTCCTGGAACAGTCCAAGAAGGTCGGGCGACCGATGATGGAAGGGTTCATGTACCGCTTCCATCCCCAGCATGCCCGGGTCAAGCAGCTCATTGCCGAGGACGCCATCGGCGACATCCAGGAAGTCCGCGCGCATCTGTGCGTCGACATGATGAGCCCGCCGGATGCCTCCAACGTCCGCTTCATTCCGGAGCTCGGCGGCGGCGCCCTCCTCGACATGGGCTGCTACGTCGTCAGCGTCTGCCGGATGGTGTTCGGCGAGGAGCCGTTGACCGCGACCGTGCGCTGGCACGTGGATCCGCGCTTCGGCGTCGACACCAACCTCGCCGCGATCCTGGAGTTCGCGGAGGGCCGCAAGGGCATCGTCAGTTGCTCGTTCTCCGGCAACTCCCAGGGTTCCTATACGGTCGTCGGCAGCAAGGGCTCGATCGAGGTGCCGCGCGGCATCATTCCGGGCCTGGACACCCGGGTGCCGGAAACCCTCGTCATCCTGTGCGACGGCGACGGCGCGCGCAAGGAGGAGACCATTGCGGCGGTCGACCAGTACAGCCTGATGGTGGAGGCTTTCTCCGAGGCGATCCTGGACGGCAAGCCGGCGCCGCTGCCGCTGGAGGACTCCGTCGCCAACATGCGCGTCCTCGACGCCATGGCGCGGTCGGCCCACTCCGGAACGAGTGCGGACGTCTCCTGA
- a CDS encoding oxidoreductase, translating to MSDPATRFPLLFSPFRLGAVEIRNRFVFQPHFTALGTLEGMPSPALTAYHRERARGGVGLIVMESQAIHPTGKMSDRFLNAWDPAVIPGLAEIAEAVHGHGAKIFSQLTHGGHTSLMRPPHIMWAPTQMPEPSSHFNTKAVDEDDIAAVIAGFAAAARNVMAAGHDGIEIKIAHDGLLRSFASPYFNRRTDRWGGSFENRMRLSIAVMEAIKAATGPSVPLGVRICLDEFTPFGYDLEYGLRMVAALEATGLVDYFNADAGSFSSYWMEIPPAAVASEEFDRLNVALKQATKLPVVAFGRITPPSRGEAMIRDGHADMIGLARQLVADPETVEKLRTGRGHLIRICIACNDACIHQVGQEKGIRCIQNPSAGREATLNDRDLAPASEKHRIAVVGGGPAGMKVAEIAARRGHEVVLLERDGTLGGLVRLAMKQPEHEDIGEVTSHLEAVLGDLGVDVRRRFEATPEALADLGCDTIVVATGSETNLPGRNGAPYAAEVAGRQVLPDTPGLDLGHVVSVDRVLSGDVALSGHVVVIDGNGHWEAAGTAEFLADNGCRVTVVASYEVVGSELEDGTRTLFFRRAAIKGLSLVTSTVVTAIEPGRVRTAQVFSSEDAIGWGQYLLIPGNEGTIEEVDWVVPVIGRRSRDDLYVALKKHQAFKSVRIERVGDCVAPRLIQSNILEAYQLAETL from the coding sequence ATGTCAGATCCGGCAACACGTTTCCCCCTCTTGTTCAGTCCGTTCCGCTTAGGGGCGGTCGAGATACGAAATCGTTTCGTGTTCCAGCCCCATTTCACCGCGCTTGGAACCCTGGAGGGCATGCCGTCGCCGGCGCTCACCGCGTATCACCGCGAGCGGGCCCGTGGGGGAGTGGGACTGATCGTCATGGAAAGCCAGGCGATCCACCCCACGGGCAAGATGTCGGACCGGTTCCTCAATGCCTGGGATCCCGCCGTCATCCCCGGCCTTGCCGAGATCGCGGAGGCCGTGCACGGCCACGGCGCCAAGATCTTTAGCCAGCTCACCCATGGCGGTCATACGTCGCTCATGCGCCCGCCCCACATCATGTGGGCGCCGACGCAGATGCCGGAGCCGTCGAGCCACTTCAACACCAAGGCGGTGGACGAGGACGACATTGCCGCCGTGATCGCCGGCTTCGCGGCGGCGGCGCGCAACGTCATGGCGGCCGGCCACGACGGCATCGAGATCAAGATCGCCCATGACGGCCTCCTGCGCTCCTTCGCGTCCCCCTACTTCAACCGCCGCACCGACCGCTGGGGCGGCAGCTTCGAGAACCGCATGCGGCTTTCGATTGCGGTCATGGAGGCGATCAAGGCCGCGACCGGCCCGTCGGTGCCGCTCGGCGTGCGCATCTGCCTCGATGAGTTCACGCCGTTCGGCTACGACCTGGAATACGGCCTCCGGATGGTCGCCGCGCTGGAGGCGACCGGGCTCGTCGACTATTTCAACGCCGATGCCGGATCGTTTTCCAGCTATTGGATGGAAATCCCGCCGGCTGCCGTCGCCTCGGAAGAATTCGACCGGTTGAACGTTGCCCTGAAGCAGGCGACGAAGCTGCCGGTGGTCGCGTTCGGGCGCATCACGCCGCCCTCGCGCGGCGAGGCGATGATCCGCGACGGCCATGCCGACATGATCGGGCTGGCGCGGCAACTGGTGGCCGACCCGGAGACGGTCGAAAAGCTCAGGACCGGGCGCGGCCATCTGATCCGCATCTGCATTGCCTGCAACGATGCCTGCATCCACCAGGTCGGTCAGGAAAAGGGCATCCGCTGCATCCAGAACCCGAGCGCCGGGCGCGAGGCAACGCTCAACGATCGCGACCTCGCTCCCGCCTCCGAGAAGCACCGGATCGCCGTCGTCGGCGGTGGACCAGCCGGCATGAAGGTGGCCGAGATCGCCGCGCGGCGCGGGCATGAGGTGGTGCTCCTGGAACGGGACGGCACGCTGGGCGGCCTTGTCCGGCTCGCGATGAAGCAGCCGGAGCACGAGGATATCGGCGAGGTGACGAGCCATCTGGAAGCCGTGCTCGGCGATCTCGGTGTCGATGTCCGGCGGCGCTTCGAGGCAACGCCGGAGGCCCTGGCCGACCTCGGCTGCGACACCATCGTCGTCGCCACCGGCTCGGAGACCAATCTTCCGGGACGCAACGGAGCGCCGTACGCGGCGGAGGTCGCGGGACGGCAGGTCCTGCCGGACACGCCGGGTCTGGATCTCGGCCATGTCGTCTCCGTCGACCGCGTGCTGTCCGGCGACGTCGCGCTTTCCGGCCATGTGGTGGTCATCGACGGCAACGGGCATTGGGAGGCTGCCGGCACGGCCGAGTTCCTCGCCGACAATGGCTGCCGGGTAACCGTGGTGGCGTCCTATGAGGTCGTCGGGTCCGAGCTTGAGGACGGGACGCGCACGCTGTTCTTCCGCCGGGCGGCCATCAAGGGCCTTTCCCTCGTCACCTCGACGGTCGTTACCGCCATCGAACCCGGCCGGGTCCGCACCGCGCAGGTGTTTTCCTCCGAGGATGCGATCGGCTGGGGCCAGTACCTGCTCATTCCCGGAAACGAGGGCACCATCGAAGAGGTCGACTGGGTCGTGCCGGTGATCGGCCGAAGATCGCGGGACGATCTCTATGTCGCACTGAAAAAACACCAGGCGTTCAAGTCCGTCCGCATTGAACGGGTCGGCGACTGCGTCGCGCCACGGCTGATCCAGAGCAACATCCTGGAGGCCTATCAGCTGGCCGAAACGCTCTAG
- a CDS encoding sugar phosphate isomerase/epimerase family protein, whose translation MKLSFNTWVYSSFPVWVPSYPLDETIRRLARIGYDGIEIGAAAPHAYPDYIDADRRREIKAVLDDNGIACSSMLPAPGGGPGFNVSSPLEAERANAIDQYVKVARLCADLGGKTLLYVAGWQVFGTTTDEAWDWSREALTTIAARAADMGVTVAIEPTSMDSNLVESCDDAIRMMREVGAANVKLMFDTIHVLYRSEVPTDYAYRMGADLHHIHLSDVNRNAPSASGKVDYEALVAALKDIDFKGYVTMEIGFNRRDVDPDYVARSAYEYLKPLVG comes from the coding sequence ATGAAACTGTCGTTCAATACCTGGGTCTATTCCAGCTTTCCGGTCTGGGTGCCGTCCTATCCGCTCGACGAGACGATCCGGCGGCTCGCCAGGATCGGCTATGACGGCATTGAGATCGGCGCCGCTGCGCCGCATGCCTATCCCGACTATATCGACGCCGACCGGCGCCGGGAGATCAAGGCGGTGCTCGACGACAACGGCATCGCCTGCTCCAGCATGCTGCCGGCGCCCGGTGGCGGACCCGGCTTCAACGTCTCCTCGCCGCTGGAAGCGGAACGCGCCAACGCCATCGACCAGTATGTGAAGGTGGCGAGGCTCTGCGCCGATCTCGGCGGCAAGACCCTTCTTTACGTCGCCGGCTGGCAGGTCTTCGGCACGACCACGGACGAGGCCTGGGATTGGAGCCGCGAGGCGCTGACGACGATCGCGGCAAGGGCAGCGGACATGGGCGTGACGGTCGCCATCGAGCCGACGTCCATGGACAGCAATCTGGTGGAATCCTGCGACGACGCGATCCGCATGATGCGCGAGGTCGGGGCGGCGAACGTCAAGCTGATGTTCGACACCATCCATGTGCTCTACCGCAGCGAGGTGCCGACCGACTACGCCTACAGGATGGGCGCGGACCTGCACCACATCCACCTGTCGGACGTCAACCGGAACGCGCCGAGCGCATCCGGCAAGGTCGACTACGAGGCGCTGGTCGCTGCGCTGAAGGACATCGACTTCAAGGGCTACGTCACCATGGAGATCGGCTTCAACAGGCGGGACGTGGATCCCGACTACGTGGCGCGTAGCGCCTACGAATATCTGAAGCCCCTCGTGGGGTGA
- a CDS encoding substrate-binding domain-containing protein has translation MRKYLAVTACVLFASAMAAQSPLAKELSVPAYSTEDLKSTGPNGEPAASAMSLELTAEDRQKLKDGKFKVAFAFHMLSNEMTTTELAAIKDTFNELGVELVGVTDAQMKVETQVSNIESLMALQPDLLLSTPIDPISTAASYRAAAEQGAKLVFVENIAHGMVAGKDYVSCIAADNYGNGVAAADIMAEAIGGEGEVGVVFFDANFWVTDQRAEGFKDRIAEKYPNIKVVAEGGFTDQNRVTEVVDGILVNHPQIDGIFAVWDIPAEGTIAAAKSAGRGDLIVTTIDLGANAARIIAEDGMIKGLGAQRPYDQGVAIATTAAYALIDKKAPEFVAVPPLPVVRANLLKAWEEAYHEPAPDNIAELMK, from the coding sequence ATGAGAAAATATCTAGCAGTTACAGCGTGCGTTCTGTTTGCATCGGCGATGGCGGCCCAGAGCCCGCTCGCCAAGGAACTCTCTGTCCCGGCCTATTCCACGGAAGACCTGAAGAGCACCGGGCCGAACGGCGAGCCGGCGGCATCCGCGATGTCGCTCGAACTGACCGCCGAGGACCGGCAGAAGCTGAAGGACGGCAAGTTCAAGGTGGCCTTTGCCTTCCACATGCTCTCCAACGAAATGACCACGACCGAACTGGCCGCGATCAAGGATACCTTCAATGAATTGGGGGTCGAGCTGGTCGGCGTCACCGACGCGCAGATGAAGGTCGAAACCCAGGTCAGCAACATCGAAAGCCTGATGGCGCTGCAGCCCGACCTGCTGCTCAGCACGCCGATCGATCCGATCTCCACGGCCGCGAGCTACCGTGCCGCGGCGGAACAGGGCGCCAAGCTCGTCTTCGTCGAAAACATCGCCCATGGCATGGTCGCCGGCAAGGACTATGTGAGCTGCATCGCGGCCGACAACTACGGCAACGGCGTTGCCGCCGCCGACATCATGGCCGAGGCCATCGGCGGTGAAGGCGAGGTCGGCGTCGTCTTCTTCGACGCCAACTTCTGGGTGACCGACCAGCGGGCCGAAGGCTTCAAGGACCGGATCGCCGAGAAATATCCGAACATCAAGGTGGTCGCCGAGGGCGGCTTCACCGACCAGAACAGGGTCACCGAAGTCGTCGACGGCATCCTGGTCAACCATCCGCAGATCGACGGCATCTTTGCGGTCTGGGATATCCCGGCCGAAGGCACCATCGCGGCGGCCAAGTCGGCCGGGCGCGGCGATCTCATCGTCACCACGATCGACCTCGGCGCCAATGCGGCCCGCATCATCGCCGAAGACGGGATGATCAAGGGTCTCGGCGCGCAGCGTCCCTATGACCAGGGCGTCGCCATCGCCACGACGGCGGCCTATGCGCTGATCGACAAGAAGGCGCCCGAGTTCGTCGCCGTGCCGCCGCTGCCGGTGGTCCGGGCCAATCTCCTCAAGGCCTGGGAAGAGGCCTATCACGAGCCGGCACCGGACAATATCGCCGAGCTGATGAAATAG
- a CDS encoding sugar ABC transporter ATP-binding protein has translation MSKAFGGVKALDDVDFDLVEGEVHALVGGNGAGKSTLMKILTGVYQADAGTIKVAGKVGKIRNPTDAMRNGIRMVYQELSLIPYLTVAENIFLNYEPMRRGTIDKALIVSKTEELLKELGIDLEPHQKIVDLSVGYCQLVEIAKALSAQASILVFDEPTASLTSSEVDKLFELIRLLKSRGVSIVYISHRMKEIFEISDRITVLKDGRKVMTARTEDLDIGAVIDAMIGKAAERNFEWTPREVPVGDEVRLEVEHLSGKILSDVSFSLNAGEVLGIAGLIGSGRTELLEILFGLRQAAGGRLRIKGKDVRIASIQDAIGENIALVPEDRRRKGLALIHSVKDNILIASLKKVTRNGLLQNRKATEIVEESVAEHSIKTGSIDTIVGMLSGGNQQKVLLSKWLNTHPDILLLNEPTAGVDIASKAEIINFVRQLSSTGTSAILVSSEIAELLAVCDRILVLNDGRVVRSLKREAIQSEEEIQHAIQG, from the coding sequence ATGAGCAAGGCGTTCGGCGGCGTCAAGGCGCTGGACGACGTGGATTTCGACCTCGTCGAAGGCGAGGTCCATGCCCTGGTCGGCGGCAACGGCGCCGGAAAATCGACCCTCATGAAGATCCTGACCGGCGTCTACCAGGCCGACGCCGGGACCATCAAGGTGGCCGGCAAGGTGGGCAAGATCCGCAATCCGACCGATGCCATGAGGAACGGCATCCGCATGGTCTATCAGGAACTCAGCCTCATTCCTTACCTGACGGTGGCGGAAAACATCTTCCTCAACTACGAGCCCATGCGCCGGGGAACGATCGACAAGGCGCTGATCGTCTCCAAGACCGAAGAGCTGCTGAAGGAGCTCGGGATCGACCTGGAGCCGCACCAGAAGATCGTCGACCTCAGCGTCGGATATTGCCAGCTCGTGGAGATTGCCAAGGCGCTGTCGGCCCAGGCCTCGATCCTGGTGTTCGACGAGCCGACGGCCTCGCTCACCTCCAGCGAGGTGGACAAGCTCTTCGAGCTGATCCGCCTGCTGAAATCACGCGGCGTGTCGATCGTCTACATTTCCCACCGCATGAAGGAGATCTTCGAGATCTCCGACCGGATCACGGTCCTGAAAGACGGCCGCAAGGTGATGACGGCCCGAACCGAAGACCTCGACATCGGCGCCGTCATCGACGCCATGATCGGCAAGGCGGCGGAACGCAATTTCGAATGGACGCCGCGAGAGGTGCCCGTCGGCGACGAGGTCCGGCTGGAGGTCGAACACCTTTCCGGCAAAATTCTCTCAGACGTCAGCTTCTCGCTGAACGCGGGCGAGGTCCTCGGCATTGCCGGCCTGATCGGCAGCGGGCGCACCGAGCTCCTGGAAATCCTCTTCGGCCTCCGGCAGGCCGCGGGCGGACGGCTCAGGATCAAGGGCAAGGACGTCCGCATCGCCAGCATCCAGGATGCGATCGGGGAAAACATCGCCCTCGTGCCCGAAGACCGGCGCCGCAAGGGCCTCGCCCTCATCCACAGCGTCAAGGACAACATCCTGATCGCCAGCCTCAAGAAGGTGACGAGGAACGGGCTCCTTCAGAACAGGAAGGCGACCGAGATCGTCGAAGAAAGCGTTGCGGAGCATTCGATCAAGACCGGCTCCATCGATACGATCGTCGGGATGCTGTCCGGCGGCAACCAGCAGAAGGTGCTGCTGTCGAAATGGCTGAACACCCATCCCGACATCCTGCTCCTGAATGAGCCGACCGCCGGCGTCGACATCGCGTCGAAGGCGGAAATCATCAACTTCGTCAGACAACTGTCGTCGACCGGCACGAGCGCCATTCTCGTCTCCTCGGAGATCGCGGAACTCCTTGCCGTCTGCGACCGAATACTTGTGCTGAACGACGGCCGGGTGGTCCGAAGCCTGAAACGAGAGGCCATTCAGTCCGAGGAGGAAATCCAGCATGCCATACAAGGGTAA
- a CDS encoding ABC transporter permease encodes MPYKGNHMERLIRGASKINIQENIVYFAFVIVVIFFAFTLGDRFLSVVNILNIARQTAIISIMAVAMTFVIASGQIDLSVGSIAALSSLVVALCLRETDSVILSVLVGLFVGVLIGGTNGILATKVGVPAFLVTLGMMGIAKGLAMWITNTMAVPIMDKDYNVIFGLGTVAGIPILLIWTAVVLIAGVFVMHQTPFGKKILAVGGNETGARYSGINVERVKMLAMCLTGAAAAFAGILYAGRMQAGRFTFGEGDELTVIAAVVLGGTNLYGGTARVVGAVVGSLLIGVINNGLIILGLSVSQQIIVRGMIVILAAALGLSARKR; translated from the coding sequence ATGCCATACAAGGGTAATCACATGGAACGGCTGATCCGGGGCGCGTCCAAGATCAATATTCAGGAGAATATCGTCTATTTCGCCTTTGTCATCGTCGTCATATTTTTCGCCTTTACGCTGGGTGACCGGTTTCTGTCGGTCGTCAACATCCTGAACATTGCGCGCCAGACGGCGATCATCTCGATCATGGCGGTGGCGATGACCTTCGTGATCGCCAGCGGACAGATCGACCTGTCGGTCGGATCCATCGCAGCGCTCAGTTCCCTGGTGGTCGCGCTGTGTCTCAGGGAAACCGACAGCGTCATCCTCTCGGTCCTGGTCGGCCTTTTCGTCGGCGTCCTGATCGGCGGCACCAACGGCATCCTGGCGACCAAGGTCGGGGTGCCCGCCTTCCTTGTGACATTGGGCATGATGGGCATCGCCAAGGGACTGGCGATGTGGATCACCAACACGATGGCCGTCCCCATCATGGACAAGGACTACAACGTCATCTTCGGCCTCGGCACGGTGGCGGGCATCCCGATCCTCCTGATCTGGACGGCGGTGGTGCTGATCGCCGGCGTCTTCGTCATGCACCAGACTCCCTTCGGCAAGAAGATCCTGGCCGTCGGCGGCAACGAGACGGGCGCGCGCTACAGCGGCATCAACGTGGAACGCGTGAAGATGCTGGCGATGTGCCTGACGGGAGCGGCGGCAGCGTTCGCCGGCATCCTCTATGCCGGTCGCATGCAGGCCGGCCGCTTCACCTTCGGCGAGGGCGACGAACTCACCGTCATCGCCGCGGTCGTGCTCGGCGGCACCAATCTTTACGGCGGCACGGCGCGGGTCGTCGGGGCGGTCGTCGGCTCGCTACTGATCGGGGTGATCAACAACGGGCTGATCATCCTGGGGCTGAGCGTCAGCCAGCAGATCATCGTCCGCGGCATGATCGTCATTCTGGCGGCCGCACTCGGACTGAGCGCGCGCAAGCGCTGA